The Mycolicibacterium mucogenicum DSM 44124 genomic sequence GCCGACCTGCGCGACAGTATGGCTGAGTCCGACCGAAATCTCAGGGCGCTCGCCATGACCGCCCCCGAAGCGCTGGGCGACCTGCTCGACATCCGTGCCGGCATCACCAGCTTGGTAGCGACCCCATCACCGTTGTCTCCGCTGGAGACCGCGGACCGCGAAGAAGCACTCGACGACTGGCTCGCGAGGCGCGGTATCGCCGACAGTTGGCGCTACACTTCGGCGTTCGTCGACGCCGGCGTCGACGAAGAGTGGCTTGAGCGCATCGAGACGGCGGTGACAGCGGCAACTTTGGAGTGCGCCGTGAGCTGGATCAAGCAGTTCGTCGACACCGAGATGAGGGTCCGTGAGATCTCCGAGGCCGGCGCCCGCATCGCAACCCTGGTCAACGGCGTCAAACCCTACTCGCAGATGGACCGCGGCCCATATCAGTGCATCGACATCCACGAAATGCTACGCAGCACCGTGCTGATGTTCGGCGACAAGATCGCCATGGCCGACAAGGGAAAGCCCGTCACCCTGGTCAAGGACCTCGATTTCTCTCTACCCGAAATACACTGCTATCCCGCTGATCTCAACCAAGTGTGGACCAATTTGATAAGCAACGCGCTCTACGCAATGGACGGACACGGCACTCTCACCGTCCGCACCCTACGCGACGGCGACGCCATGGTCCGGGTGGAGATCTGCGACGATGGCCCTGGGATCCCCCAGCACATTCTCGGTCGCATCTTCGATCCGTTCTTCACCACGAAGCCTGTCGGATCCGGCTCCGGCCTGGGTCTGGACTTGGCGTGGCGGGTCGTGGTGAACCGGCACCATGGCCACATCACCGTGCAGTCCGAACCGGGTGACACGCGGTTCATCGTGTGCCTGCCCCTGGAGGCTCCGGCCCCTGCCCCCGGTTAAGCGAACTTCTGCCGGAGCTCACGTCGGGTGCGAACGCCCATCTTGGTGTACACCTTGCGCAGATGCCAATCTACGGTGTGCGCACTGAGAAACAGCTGGCTGGCGATCTCCTGGTTGGTCAGACCCTTGCCTGCCAGTTCGGCGATCTGGCGCTCTTGAGGGCTCAGGTCATCGCCGACGGCGGTGGGCGACTTCCTGGTCTTCTGCCCCGCAGCTTGCAGCTCGCGGCGGGCCCGCTCAGCGAACGCCATCGACCCCATCGTGACTAGATCCCTATGGGCAACTCGCAGCGGCTCTCGCGCCGCAGTCGCAGGACCGTTGCGGCGCAACCACTCTCCGTACAACAGCCGAACCCGAGCCAGTTGCACCACCTGGGAGGTGGCCTCGAAATACCCGATGCTCTGCAGATAGAGCGCTTCGGCGCGCTTTCCGCTGCTGAGAAGCGCTTCCGAGCGGGCCAGCGAACCCAGCGCCCGCGGCGTGCCGGCCGCCAGTGTCCGCTCGCG encodes the following:
- a CDS encoding ATP-binding protein — translated: MTADLRDELRTVFIFQFLTDEQLDALCSNGSVHTVGPGPVAREGEPASFFYVFLDGGEVVATKRSGGRDVELHRTSELGTYFGAISSSTHVHDVTVRMTLQSRLFVVEAESFARFTQSWWPIAMHLLDTSVARSLSQRQLLGLQERQHALATMTAGLTHQLNNPAAATVRAVADLRDSMAESDRNLRALAMTAPEALGDLLDIRAGITSLVATPSPLSPLETADREEALDDWLARRGIADSWRYTSAFVDAGVDEEWLERIETAVTAATLECAVSWIKQFVDTEMRVREISEAGARIATLVNGVKPYSQMDRGPYQCIDIHEMLRSTVLMFGDKIAMADKGKPVTLVKDLDFSLPEIHCYPADLNQVWTNLISNALYAMDGHGTLTVRTLRDGDAMVRVEICDDGPGIPQHILGRIFDPFFTTKPVGSGSGLGLDLAWRVVVNRHHGHITVQSEPGDTRFIVCLPLEAPAPAPG